Part of the Faecalibacterium duncaniae genome, TTGGCATACAGGTGCATTCCCTCAATGGTGTACTCCGCTTTCAGATTTCCGGCAGCATCGCACAGGTCCTTGTTCAGGTCGAGGAATTCCGCCCCGTATTTCCGGGCCAATACCTGCACGCCCTCGCTTGCCTCCCGGATGCGCTCATTGGTGCGCCAGTGGAAGCATTCGATCAGGCCCGGGTCTTCGGCCACGGTGGGGTTTACCGGATAATAGGCCAGCAGGTAGAGCTTTGTTTCAGGCAGTTTTTTCCGGATCTGCTGCACGATCTCCTCATACCGGCCCAGCATGGCGGCGCGGTCGTAGTCCGGGCCGTTCAGGTCATTGGTGCCGATGTTCAGGAACAGGTGCGCAGGCTGCAGCTCAAGGATGCACTCGTCCATAGCCTCCAGCAGCTCGGTGGTGGTAAAGCCGCCGATGCCCCGGTTGTACAAGGTGCAGTGCAGATCATCGTCCTGCAAAAACTCATACAGCGGAAACTGTTCCATCAGGCTGGAACCGGCAAACACCACCGCTCCTTTCTTTGCATAAGGATTCAGACGACGGAACCGCTCCCGCTTGATCTGCTTTTCCCTCTGGCTCTCCTGTTGCCGCAGTTCGTTCAGAAGGACATTTCGTTCCT contains:
- a CDS encoding GDSL-type esterase/lipase family protein produces the protein MTEQERNVLLNELRQQESQREKQIKRERFRRLNPYAKKGAVVFAGSSLMEQFPLYEFLQDDDLHCTLYNRGIGGFTTTELLEAMDECILELQPAHLFLNIGTNDLNGPDYDRAAMLGRYEEIVQQIRKKLPETKLYLLAYYPVNPTVAEDPGLIECFHWRTNERIREASEGVQVLARKYGAEFLDLNKDLCDAAGNLKAEYTIEGMHLYANGYRPVMDALLPLLRKIGEEQGGKQ